Proteins co-encoded in one Methanobrevibacter olleyae genomic window:
- the aroA gene encoding 3-phosphoshikimate 1-carboxyvinyltransferase: protein MNLKIKNFKEIKGTVKAPSSKSYSHRAVILASLSEGKSKLFDVLYSEDVLSTIRACQALGAKIDKKKEIILKGDKSQTMSYLELEGTGGKLHNTSQDMIDLRNSGTTLRIMTSLAALSDNEVIFTGDDSLKTRPMGALLDALESLGVKIESLNDNNKAPLKIYPGYAGGEADILGSISSQFISSILISAPLSEKGVELEVYPEFVSKPYVDMTISILEKFGIAIEEERYQFHETCKKEHTECLGVKFNIKPQKYIASDYIVEGDYSSASYLLAAVAIAGGELRVQNLFSDSKQGDKFILDILDEMGADIITFDDYLTIKSDGKLKGIDVNLANAPDLLVTVAILGAVAEGKTTITGVKHGRLKETDRIDTTCRELEKLDCKLEEFEDGMTIYGQTISDGIVESHGDHRLAMAFSLLGLKHDVEVENGECFDVSFPNFIELMDEIGIELELK, encoded by the coding sequence ATGAATCTTAAAATAAAAAACTTTAAAGAGATTAAAGGAACTGTTAAAGCTCCTTCTTCTAAAAGTTATAGTCATAGAGCAGTTATTCTTGCATCTCTTTCTGAAGGAAAATCTAAGTTATTTGATGTTTTATATTCAGAAGATGTTTTATCAACTATAAGAGCATGTCAAGCTCTTGGTGCTAAAATAGATAAAAAGAAAGAAATTATCTTAAAAGGAGATAAAAGTCAAACTATGAGCTATTTAGAACTAGAGGGCACTGGTGGAAAATTACATAACACTAGTCAAGATATGATTGATCTTAGAAACTCTGGAACTACACTAAGAATTATGACAAGTCTAGCAGCATTATCTGATAATGAAGTAATTTTTACAGGTGATGATTCACTTAAAACAAGACCTATGGGTGCTCTTTTAGATGCTTTAGAATCTTTAGGTGTTAAAATAGAATCTTTAAATGATAATAATAAAGCTCCACTTAAGATTTATCCAGGATATGCTGGTGGTGAGGCAGATATTTTAGGAAGTATTAGTTCTCAATTTATATCCTCTATTCTTATTTCAGCTCCTTTATCTGAAAAAGGTGTAGAACTTGAAGTTTATCCAGAATTTGTATCAAAACCTTATGTTGATATGACTATTTCTATTTTAGAAAAATTTGGAATAGCTATTGAAGAAGAGAGATATCAATTTCATGAAACTTGTAAAAAAGAACATACTGAATGTTTAGGAGTTAAATTTAATATAAAGCCACAAAAATACATTGCTTCTGATTATATTGTTGAAGGAGATTATTCCTCAGCTTCTTACTTACTTGCAGCTGTAGCTATTGCTGGTGGTGAGCTAAGAGTTCAAAATTTATTCAGTGATTCTAAACAAGGTGATAAATTTATTCTTGATATTTTAGATGAGATGGGTGCAGATATTATTACATTTGATGATTACCTTACAATTAAATCAGATGGTAAATTAAAAGGAATTGATGTTAATTTAGCAAATGCTCCAGACTTATTAGTTACTGTAGCTATTTTAGGGGCAGTTGCAGAAGGTAAAACAACTATAACTGGTGTAAAACATGGTAGATTAAAAGAAACTGATAGAATTGATACTACCTGTAGAGAACTAGAAAAATTAGATTGTAAACTTGAAGAATTTGAAGATGGAATGACAATTTATGGTCAAACTATTTCAGATGGTATAGTAGAGTCTCACGGTGACCATAGATTAGCTATGGCATTTTCATTACTTGGATTAAAACATGATGTTGAAGTAGAAAATGGAGAATGCTTTGATGTATCATTCCCTAATTTCATTGAACTTATGGATGAAATTGGTATAGAATTAGAGCTTAAATAA
- a CDS encoding endonuclease III domain-containing protein: MNDEERIREIFKRLNEIYTIRTFHDNDPYKVLIRTILSQRTRDENTDQAANALFDKYPDIYAVADAPVEHVQELIRPAGFYRVKAARILEVSRILIDQYGGEVPREIDEMLKLPGVGRKTANCVIVFAFQDAAIPVDTHVHRISNRWGIADTKEPEETEVVLTEKVPKELWVDLNDLMVQFGQTICRPIGPQCDKCPLTDLCDYLSKLE, from the coding sequence ATGAATGATGAAGAAAGAATTAGAGAGATTTTTAAAAGATTAAATGAGATTTACACTATCCGTACTTTTCATGACAATGATCCTTATAAAGTATTAATTAGAACAATTTTATCTCAAAGAACAAGGGATGAAAATACAGATCAAGCTGCAAATGCTTTATTTGACAAGTATCCGGATATTTATGCAGTAGCTGATGCTCCAGTTGAACATGTACAAGAATTAATAAGGCCTGCAGGATTTTATAGAGTTAAGGCAGCACGTATTTTAGAAGTTTCAAGAATATTAATAGACCAATATGGTGGAGAAGTTCCAAGAGAAATAGATGAAATGCTTAAACTTCCAGGTGTAGGTAGGAAAACAGCTAATTGTGTAATTGTATTTGCGTTCCAAGATGCAGCTATTCCAGTAGATACTCATGTCCATAGAATATCTAATAGGTGGGGAATTGCTGATACAAAAGAACCTGAAGAAACTGAAGTAGTTTTAACTGAAAAAGTACCTAAAGAGCTTTGGGTAGATTTAAATGATTTGATGGTTCAGTTTGGCCAGACTATTTGTCGTCCAATAGGCCCCCAATGTGATAAATGCCCACTTACAGACCTTTGTGATTATCTAAGTAAGTTAGAATAA
- the cysK gene encoding cysteine synthase A has product MVNIPKIKRGIAKDMTEAIGNTPLVRLNKLTKGLEADVLVKLESFNPVSSIKDRVAVNLIETAEKDGLLKEDSVIIEPTSGNTGIGLAFVSATKDYKLILTMPETMSIERRKLLTVLGAEIVLTPGSEGMAGAIAKANELAENTPNSFIPHQFENKANSEIHRLTTGPEIYRDTDGKVDIVVSAAGTGGTVTGIAQYIKEKKPEFKAVAVEPYSSQTLGKGEKGPHKIQGIGAGFVPDVIDLDIIDEIIPVKDEDAANTLLRLAREEGIFTGISSGAATWAAIELAKRPDNKGKTIVVILPDTGERYLSTEWIFGDLF; this is encoded by the coding sequence ATGGTAAATATTCCTAAGATAAAAAGAGGCATAGCTAAGGATATGACAGAAGCTATTGGAAATACACCTCTTGTAAGATTAAACAAATTAACAAAAGGATTAGAAGCTGATGTTTTAGTAAAATTAGAGTCTTTTAATCCAGTAAGTAGTATAAAAGATCGTGTTGCAGTTAATTTAATTGAAACTGCAGAAAAAGATGGATTACTTAAAGAAGATTCTGTAATTATTGAACCAACAAGTGGTAATACTGGTATTGGTCTTGCTTTTGTATCTGCTACAAAAGATTATAAATTAATTTTAACCATGCCTGAGACAATGTCTATTGAAAGAAGAAAACTTTTAACAGTACTTGGTGCAGAAATTGTTTTAACTCCTGGAAGTGAAGGTATGGCTGGAGCTATTGCTAAGGCAAATGAACTTGCAGAAAATACTCCAAATTCATTTATACCACATCAATTTGAAAATAAGGCAAACTCTGAAATTCATAGATTAACTACTGGGCCTGAAATCTACAGGGATACTGATGGTAAAGTAGATATTGTTGTATCTGCTGCTGGAACAGGTGGAACTGTAACTGGTATTGCACAGTATATTAAAGAGAAAAAACCAGAATTTAAAGCAGTTGCAGTTGAACCTTATAGTTCTCAAACTTTAGGAAAAGGTGAAAAAGGACCTCATAAAATACAAGGTATCGGTGCAGGATTCGTTCCAGATGTCATTGACTTAGACATTATTGATGAGATTATTCCTGTAAAAGATGAGGATGCAGCTAATACTTTATTAAGACTTGCAAGAGAAGAAGGTATTTTCACAGGTATTTCATCAGGTGCAGCTACTTGGGCAGCTATAGAACTTGCAAAACGTCCTGATAATAAAGGAAAAACAATTGTAGTTATTTTACCTGATACTGGTGAAAGATATCTATCTACTGAATGGATATTTGGAGATTTATTCTAA
- the epsC gene encoding serine O-acetyltransferase EpsC, protein MFDSLKEELRAAKNKDPAARSNFEILCCYPGVWAIILHRWNHWLWTHNLPFWGRFFSQISRFLTGIEIHPGAQIGKRVFIDHGMGIVIGETTIVGDDVLIYQGVVLGGTSLSKGKRHPTVEDAVVIGSGAKVLGNITLGNSSKIGAGAVVLNDVPPGATAVGVPSRVIYEEQKTVEDLNHDFSDPVASAIDLLLERQVELEKQINILNQKLDIEKTGIIRDSEIEEVFKEVDE, encoded by the coding sequence ATGTTTGATAGTTTAAAAGAAGAGCTCCGTGCTGCAAAAAATAAGGATCCTGCTGCAAGAAGTAATTTTGAGATTCTTTGTTGCTACCCTGGAGTATGGGCTATTATTTTACATAGATGGAATCATTGGCTTTGGACTCATAATTTGCCATTTTGGGGGAGATTTTTCTCTCAAATATCTAGATTTTTAACAGGGATTGAAATTCACCCTGGTGCTCAAATAGGTAAAAGAGTCTTTATTGATCATGGAATGGGTATTGTAATAGGTGAAACAACTATTGTTGGGGATGATGTTTTAATTTATCAAGGGGTTGTTCTTGGTGGAACCAGCTTAAGTAAAGGTAAAAGACACCCAACTGTTGAAGATGCAGTTGTAATTGGTTCTGGAGCAAAAGTTTTAGGAAATATTACATTAGGCAATTCTTCTAAAATTGGTGCTGGAGCTGTTGTTTTAAATGATGTTCCTCCAGGTGCTACTGCTGTTGGTGTACCAAGTAGAGTTATTTATGAAGAACAAAAAACTGTAGAAGATTTAAATCATGATTTCTCAGACCCAGTTGCATCAGCTATTGATTTACTTTTAGAACGTCAAGTAGAGCTTGAAAAACAAATTAATATTTTAAATCAAAAATTAGATATTGAAAAAACTGGAATTATTCGAGATTCTGAAATTGAAGAAGTATTTAAGGAAGTTGATGAATAA
- a CDS encoding ADP-ribosylglycohydrolase family protein, producing MKGIIGAIAGDIIGSTYEFHPIKTKEFPLFNKKSTFTDDTIMTLAVAKWLINDKSSKNELIKQLQYFGNKYPHGSYGRMFKQWLKTESPLAYGSWGNGSAMRVSPVGWAGESLEEVQDLARISAEVSHNHPEGIKGALATADAVYLARLASSKEEIRNHIEIRYEYDLSRTLDEIRPIYKFDVSCAGCVPEAIICFLEAKDYEDTIRNTVSLGGDADTQAAIAGAIAAAYWEVPRDIHYKAINRLDYRLLKVLIEFEDKFL from the coding sequence ATGAAAGGAATTATTGGTGCGATTGCAGGGGATATCATTGGATCTACTTATGAGTTTCATCCAATTAAAACTAAAGAATTTCCTCTTTTTAATAAAAAATCTACATTTACAGATGACACTATTATGACACTTGCTGTAGCTAAATGGTTAATTAATGATAAAAGTTCTAAAAATGAGTTAATTAAACAATTACAATACTTTGGAAATAAATATCCTCATGGTAGCTATGGAAGAATGTTTAAACAATGGTTAAAAACTGAAAGTCCTTTAGCTTATGGAAGTTGGGGAAATGGTTCTGCTATGAGAGTATCTCCAGTTGGATGGGCTGGAGAAAGTTTAGAAGAAGTTCAAGATTTAGCAAGAATTTCAGCTGAAGTAAGTCATAATCATCCAGAAGGAATTAAAGGAGCATTAGCTACTGCAGATGCGGTTTATTTAGCAAGACTTGCTAGTTCAAAAGAAGAAATTAGAAATCATATTGAGATAAGATATGAATATGATTTGTCTAGAACTTTAGATGAAATTAGGCCAATCTATAAGTTTGATGTTTCTTGTGCAGGTTGTGTACCTGAGGCTATTATTTGTTTTTTAGAAGCTAAAGATTATGAGGACACAATTAGAAATACAGTTTCTTTAGGTGGAGATGCAGATACTCAAGCAGCTATTGCAGGAGCTATTGCCGCTGCATACTGGGAAGTTCCAAGAGACATCCATTATAAAGCAATTAATAGATTGGATTATAGGCTTTTAAAAGTTTTAATTGAATTTGAAGATAAATTTTTATAA
- a CDS encoding methylated-DNA--[protein]-cysteine S-methyltransferase, whose amino-acid sequence MTLFKHIINSSPIGEITIIWRRKPRFQIEEIIISNPNKTSSQIAKEKYEKEGELAINKKSKRLNNLLKEIDNYFNEKKYKFSLEDLNLDKLKPFQRKVLETEFNSKKGTVNTYKDIAKAIGSPKAYRAVGTALAKNPFPIIIPCHRTIKADKTIGGFNGFAGGLESKKTLLELDGLLIQGKKVVRDSPIISLDKTSQTKLV is encoded by the coding sequence ATGACTCTCTTTAAACACATAATTAATTCAAGCCCAATTGGAGAAATAACAATTATCTGGAGGAGAAAACCACGATTTCAAATTGAAGAAATAATAATTTCCAATCCAAATAAAACATCATCTCAAATAGCTAAAGAAAAATATGAAAAAGAAGGAGAATTAGCTATTAATAAAAAATCTAAGAGATTAAATAATCTATTAAAAGAGATTGATAACTATTTTAATGAAAAAAAGTATAAATTTTCATTAGAAGATCTTAATTTAGATAAGTTAAAACCATTTCAAAGAAAAGTATTAGAAACTGAATTTAATAGTAAAAAAGGAACTGTAAATACATATAAAGATATAGCAAAAGCAATTGGTAGCCCTAAAGCTTATAGGGCAGTCGGTACTGCACTTGCTAAAAATCCTTTCCCAATCATTATTCCCTGCCATAGAACTATAAAAGCAGATAAAACAATTGGTGGTTTTAATGGGTTTGCAGGAGGACTTGAATCTAAAAAAACACTTCTTGAATTAGATGGGCTACTGATTCAAGGTAAAAAAGTAGTGAGGGATAGTCCTATAATTTCACTTGATAAAACAAGCCAAACAAAATTAGTTTAA
- a CDS encoding transcriptional regulator has translation MKPPCEMVVWYIIPAIRSELAKDLLKLGMKQKKISELMDITQPAVSQYLTDKRGSGIEFNDDVKALIQDFANDLNEGTATKLDIIPRTCYICKRIKTEDVICQIHKEKGEMPADCKACLGSEANTL, from the coding sequence ATGAAACCACCTTGCGAAATGGTAGTATGGTATATTATACCAGCTATAAGATCTGAATTAGCAAAAGATTTATTAAAATTAGGTATGAAACAAAAAAAGATATCTGAATTAATGGATATTACTCAACCTGCTGTATCTCAATATTTAACAGATAAAAGAGGTAGTGGCATTGAGTTTAATGATGATGTTAAAGCATTAATTCAAGATTTTGCAAATGACTTAAATGAAGGTACTGCAACTAAGTTAGATATTATTCCACGTACTTGTTATATATGTAAAAGAATCAAAACAGAAGATGTCATTTGTCAAATACATAAAGAAAAGGGAGAAATGCCTGCTGATTGTAAGGCATGTTTAGGCTCTGAAGCAAATACTTTATAA
- the modA gene encoding molybdate ABC transporter substrate-binding protein, whose translation MKSNKKIIIAAIAILVVVGVGLWATGSLETTSTNLDGQEINLAAAASLKNAYDNDLIPMFEEKYPGVKVTPTYASSGDLQSQIENGLEADVFMSAANKQMDALADEGLIDNSTNVQFLENKVVLIVPKDSSSNISSFNDLKNVKGHIAIGDPESVPAGQYAKEALTNLGIWDDVKPKLSLGTDVTAVLNQVAQGSAECGIVYSTDAKSTDEVKVVCEAPEDALKTPVIYPVAVLKDSKDPDAAKAFVEFLQTKEAKDIFVKYGFTIHE comes from the coding sequence ATGAAATCTAATAAAAAGATAATTATTGCTGCTATAGCTATATTAGTGGTTGTTGGTGTAGGTTTATGGGCTACTGGTTCATTAGAAACTACCAGCACTAACTTAGATGGACAAGAAATTAATTTAGCTGCAGCAGCTAGTTTAAAAAATGCTTATGATAATGATTTAATTCCTATGTTTGAAGAAAAATATCCCGGTGTAAAAGTTACTCCTACTTATGCTTCAAGTGGGGATTTGCAATCTCAAATTGAAAATGGTTTAGAAGCAGATGTATTCATGTCTGCTGCTAATAAACAGATGGACGCTTTAGCTGATGAAGGTTTAATTGATAATAGTACCAATGTGCAATTTTTAGAAAATAAAGTTGTTTTAATTGTACCTAAGGACTCAAGTTCTAATATATCTTCATTCAATGATTTAAAAAATGTAAAGGGCCACATTGCTATTGGTGACCCTGAATCTGTACCTGCAGGACAATATGCTAAAGAAGCATTAACCAACCTTGGTATCTGGGATGATGTTAAACCTAAATTATCTTTAGGTACTGATGTAACTGCTGTATTAAACCAAGTAGCTCAAGGATCTGCTGAATGTGGTATTGTATACTCTACTGATGCTAAATCTACTGATGAGGTTAAAGTAGTTTGTGAAGCTCCTGAGGATGCTTTAAAAACCCCTGTCATTTATCCTGTAGCTGTACTTAAAGATTCAAAAGATCCAGATGCTGCAAAAGCATTCGTTGAATTCTTACAAACTAAAGAAGCTAAAGATATATTTGTTAAATATGGTTTTACTATTCATGAATAG
- the cysS gene encoding cysteine--tRNA ligase, translated as MEIYSTMSREKEELNTLFEDKIKLFVCGPTVYDDAHIGHGRTYISFDTIKRYLEFKGYSVFYLQNITDIDDKIINRAKESGVDSKLLAKKFEKRFIEDMDALNVKSVNYFARATDHMEEILNQIQRLIDKGFAYLTETGVYFEVAKFKDYGKLANRKIEELETHRIDIDSSKKSPNDFALWKNREGSEYSGEPIWDSPWGKGRPGWHIEDTAITEKYFGPQYDIHGGGLDLIFPHHDSEIAQMEAVSGREPLVQYWMHTGFLNVSGEKMSKSLGNFITIRDLLKNYSGETFRLFVLATHYRSPIDFSEVSLHQAEKNIAKIKNYLQTIDEKINEEFEKANVSDDIAKLEDLEENEVLEELISFDYYESSYDVLNEGVEEFFKSMDDDFSTPKAIAAIFSFIRQSNKDLNEDKIIIDDLLAIKHWFADISQILGINFFDDNDKTSGDEEGLLSIIADVRQKLRAEKQYDLSDEIRDKLVSLGIEVSD; from the coding sequence ATGGAAATTTATAGTACAATGTCAAGGGAAAAAGAAGAGTTGAATACATTATTTGAAGATAAAATTAAACTCTTTGTTTGTGGCCCTACAGTTTATGATGATGCTCATATTGGTCATGGAAGAACTTACATTTCCTTTGATACTATTAAAAGATATTTAGAATTTAAAGGATATTCTGTATTCTACTTACAAAATATAACTGATATTGATGATAAGATTATCAACAGAGCAAAAGAAAGTGGTGTAGACTCTAAGTTACTTGCAAAGAAATTTGAAAAAAGATTTATAGAAGATATGGATGCTTTAAATGTTAAAAGTGTTAACTATTTTGCAAGAGCTACTGACCATATGGAAGAAATTTTAAATCAAATCCAAAGATTAATCGATAAAGGATTTGCATATCTAACTGAAACTGGAGTTTACTTTGAAGTTGCTAAATTTAAAGATTATGGTAAATTAGCTAACCGTAAAATTGAAGAACTTGAAACTCATAGGATTGATATTGATAGTTCTAAAAAAAGCCCTAACGATTTTGCTTTATGGAAAAATAGAGAGGGGTCTGAATACTCTGGCGAACCTATATGGGATTCTCCATGGGGTAAAGGAAGACCTGGTTGGCATATTGAAGATACAGCTATTACTGAAAAATACTTCGGACCTCAATATGACATTCACGGAGGAGGTCTTGATTTAATATTCCCTCATCATGATTCTGAAATTGCTCAAATGGAAGCAGTATCTGGTAGAGAACCTTTAGTACAATACTGGATGCACACTGGTTTTTTAAATGTTTCAGGAGAAAAAATGTCTAAATCTTTAGGTAACTTTATTACAATTAGAGATTTATTAAAAAATTACTCAGGAGAAACATTTAGATTATTTGTTCTTGCAACTCATTATAGAAGCCCAATAGACTTTAGTGAAGTTAGTTTACATCAAGCTGAAAAAAATATTGCAAAAATTAAAAATTACCTTCAAACCATTGATGAGAAGATTAATGAAGAATTTGAAAAAGCTAATGTTTCAGATGATATTGCTAAATTAGAAGATTTAGAAGAAAATGAAGTTTTAGAAGAATTGATTAGTTTTGATTATTATGAATCTTCTTATGATGTATTAAATGAAGGGGTTGAAGAGTTCTTTAAAAGCATGGATGATGATTTTAGTACTCCTAAAGCTATTGCAGCCATTTTTTCATTTATTAGACAATCTAATAAAGATCTAAATGAAGATAAAATAATTATTGATGATCTTTTAGCAATTAAACACTGGTTTGCAGATATCAGTCAAATTTTAGGAATTAACTTTTTTGACGATAATGATAAAACTAGCGGTGATGAAGAAGGATTATTATCTATAATTGCTGATGTTCGCCAAAAATTAAGAGCTGAAAAGCAATATGATCTATCTGATGAGATTAGAGATAAACTTGTTTCATTAGGTATTGAAGTAAGTGATTAG
- the modB gene encoding molybdate ABC transporter permease subunit, with product MMDWSPILISMKTASLSIFITFFLGLIVAWGIVKIKNDTTKIVLDGIFTLPIVLPPTVVGFFLLYIFGVRGPIGKFFIDFFTVKIAFSWPATVIAAVVMSFPLMYRSARGAFEQVDSNLLDAGRTLGMSEWKIFWKVLFANALPGIISGGILAYARGLGEFGATAMLAGNIAGETRTLPMAVYSEVAAGNMGDAFNYVIVIVIISFIAIFIMDFVSIRKEKQWK from the coding sequence ATGATGGATTGGTCCCCTATTTTAATCTCAATGAAAACTGCAAGTTTGTCAATTTTTATAACCTTTTTCTTAGGTTTGATTGTTGCTTGGGGTATTGTTAAGATTAAAAATGACACAACAAAAATTGTACTTGATGGTATTTTTACACTTCCAATTGTATTACCTCCTACAGTAGTAGGATTCTTCTTATTGTATATTTTTGGTGTTAGAGGACCAATAGGTAAGTTTTTTATAGACTTTTTTACTGTGAAAATAGCTTTTTCATGGCCTGCAACTGTTATTGCTGCAGTAGTCATGTCTTTTCCTTTAATGTATCGTTCTGCTAGAGGTGCATTTGAACAAGTTGACTCTAACCTATTAGATGCTGGCCGTACATTAGGTATGTCAGAGTGGAAAATTTTCTGGAAAGTTTTATTTGCAAATGCATTACCTGGAATTATTAGTGGTGGAATTCTTGCTTATGCCCGTGGTTTAGGTGAATTTGGTGCTACAGCTATGCTTGCAGGTAATATTGCCGGAGAAACCAGAACTCTCCCTATGGCTGTTTACTCTGAAGTAGCTGCTGGTAATATGGGAGATGCTTTTAATTATGTAATAGTCATTGTTATCATATCATTTATAGCTATTTTTATTATGGATTTTGTTTCTATACGTAAAGAAAAACAATGGAAATAA
- a CDS encoding sulfate/molybdate ABC transporter ATP-binding protein — protein MSDKLLKINIQKKLKEFDLDIDFKLKKGRLGILGPSGCGKSMTLKSITGIVTPDNGAISLITKEETIYFDSNKKINLKPQSRNVGYLFQNYALFPNMTVEENIAIGLSKDYNEKSLSEMIKRFHLDGLEKRYPRQLSGGQQQRVALARILAYGPDVILLDEPFSAMDAFLKEQLRIELVNSLKDFDGFSILVTHDRDEAFQFCDELLILDKGKIIAKGDTHEVFENPKKVQVARLTGCKNISKIEVIDEHHLKSLDWGLIFEVSEKISPNITHIGIRAHDFSPAEKDDVNAIDTENSTKLEMPFEWEITLANGLWWKIDKQIHEHEFVIPKYLKIDPKNIILLEE, from the coding sequence ATGAGTGATAAATTGTTAAAAATAAATATCCAAAAGAAGCTTAAAGAATTTGACTTGGATATTGATTTTAAATTGAAAAAAGGGCGTTTGGGAATTCTCGGTCCTTCCGGTTGTGGTAAAAGTATGACATTGAAATCGATTACAGGTATTGTAACTCCAGATAATGGTGCTATAAGTTTAATTACTAAGGAAGAAACTATTTATTTCGATTCTAATAAAAAAATTAATTTAAAACCTCAAAGTAGAAATGTAGGTTACTTATTTCAGAATTATGCTTTATTTCCTAATATGACTGTTGAAGAAAATATTGCTATTGGTTTGTCTAAAGATTATAATGAGAAAAGTCTATCTGAGATGATTAAACGTTTTCATTTAGATGGCTTAGAAAAAAGATATCCTCGACAATTGTCTGGAGGTCAGCAGCAAAGAGTAGCCTTAGCTCGTATCTTAGCTTATGGCCCTGATGTTATATTGTTAGATGAACCCTTTAGTGCTATGGATGCTTTCTTAAAAGAACAATTACGTATTGAACTCGTTAATTCACTGAAAGATTTCGATGGATTTTCTATCCTGGTTACCCATGATCGTGACGAAGCATTCCAGTTTTGTGATGAACTTTTAATATTAGATAAAGGTAAAATCATTGCAAAAGGAGATACTCATGAAGTATTTGAGAATCCAAAAAAAGTTCAAGTTGCTAGACTTACAGGATGTAAAAATATTTCTAAAATCGAAGTTATAGATGAGCATCACCTTAAATCTTTAGATTGGGGACTTATATTCGAAGTATCTGAAAAGATTTCACCTAATATTACTCATATTGGAATAAGAGCACATGATTTTTCTCCTGCTGAAAAAGATGATGTTAATGCGATTGATACTGAAAATTCAACAAAATTAGAAATGCCTTTTGAATGGGAAATAACCTTAGCAAATGGTTTATGGTGGAAAATTGACAAACAGATTCATGAGCATGAATTTGTGATTCCCAAGTATTTAAAAATAGATCCTAAAAATATAATCTTATTGGAAGAGTAG